A region from the Ptychodera flava strain L36383 chromosome 12, AS_Pfla_20210202, whole genome shotgun sequence genome encodes:
- the LOC139144732 gene encoding HIRA-interacting protein 3-like isoform X1 — translation MASFRKEITTFVRKLFDKTSELSSITLKDVRCRYLKYVGKDTLKDDEKSIFKETVNDLFLEKYQEMKDNPGKRKERKPSPRKATPLKRKHSEENGESQEQRSRVKKPGDDGDRKSKRKKTDSSDEENISVKKKNTKQKNPGFIESEEDTPVKKKSRAGWKKKYNTESVLTKLSKKKKSVVSSSEEESDAEMEQDDKLRESDSSDQAEGSEGGKNEELEGSHRATDDDSGEESDKDSDVEGSSEEGKEVSEESEDETKQEVESEESGNEEDTKQAVSDSDEDIVTKKKKSEKRQVVQEYGESENESSDEAEQEPSRKSDSDPLESDSSVEEDIVVRKQDRKKDKQQHRSISQGKREALPEKKRHLQKMIHESSSSDEQLQLVKTKIEQTKRNKKDKQDSDPDSYSKKESKKQRKRKTKEIHDSDIGSSDEELELASRGNDAKQGTKANSKREISRTNIKNKQSRMKMGQSKAALKKKFSDSDSSSDEELVPKMKRKSEKKQSPTKEESDDSSDDELLRKGKKSSNASEKESDSDGSSSDEDFVPRRPQKSSKKQSGTKQKRPTKRESNDSSEEEPLSRVKKRSVGSESKADSDSSADEELTSKNVNKRTHRKSKSRNDSDDSSEDEFQPETKSKVSPSKKKKTKSGVKAASKTKKSRQRSGSSDNKEEDSTKLKKLKRYITACGMRRVYVKLFENCPRMNDKERKLLDELHEAGIEGVPTLEKCKALKRQREEAAELAELNKDNIIQTPETGRARRKVYSLYQRGSCPSPVSERRGGRIKRMASSDDEDDHDCGNQDNSDEDKDPFANLKGIISDDSDSD, via the exons ATGGCGTCCTTCAGGAAAGAGATCACAACATTCGTCCGCAAACTTTTCGACAAAACATCAGAACTCAG CTCTATTACCCTGAAGGATGTCAGATGTCGATATCTCAAGTATGTTGGCAAGGACACACTCAAAGATGATGAGAAATCAATCTTCAAGGAGACTGTGAATGATTTGTTTCTTGAAAAATATCAG GAAATGAAAGATAATCCTGGAAAGCGGAAGGAGAGGAAACCGTCTCCCAGGAAAGCAACTCCCTTGAAAAGAAAACACTCAGAGGAGAATGGAGAGAGCCAGGAAcagaggtcaagggtcaaaaAACCAGGTGATGATGGTGACAGAAAGTCAAAGCGTAAGAAGACAGACAGTAGTGATGAGGAAAATATCAgtgtcaagaaaaaaaatacaaaacaaaagaatccAG GTTTTATTGAATCTGAGGAAGATACTCCAGTTAAGAAGAAAAGTAGAGCAGGTTGGAAAAAGAAATATAACACCGagagtgtgttgacaaaattgtCCAAAAAGAAGAAATCTGTCGTTTCGTCTTCTGAAGAGGAAAGTGATGCAGAGATGGAACAAGATGACAAACTTCGGGAGTCAGATAGCAGTGATCAGGCTGAGGGGTCTGAAGGAGGAAAAAATGAAGAGCTTGAGGGGTCTCATAGAGCAACTGATGATGACAGTGGTGAAGAGTCTGATAAAGACAGTGATGTTGAGGGGTCCTCTGAGGAAGGTAAGGAAGTTTCTGAAGAGTCGGAAGATGAGACAAAACAGGAAGTTGAGTCTGAGGAATCAGGGAATGAGGAAGATACAAAGCAAGCTGTCAGTGACTCTGATGAAGACATTGTAACAAAGAAGAAGAAGTCAGAGAAAAGACAAGTTGTCCAGGAATATGGAGAATCAGAAAATGAATCGAGTGATGAAGCTGAACAGGAGCCGAGCAGaaaaagtgattcagatccgTTAGAATCTGACAGTAGTGTAGAAGAAGATATTGTTGTTAGAAAACAAGATCGGAAAAAGGATAAACAGCAACATAGAAGTATTAGTCAAGGAAAGAGAGAAGCTTTGCCAGAGAAAAAACGTCACTTGCAGAAAATGATCCATGAATCTAGTAGCTCTGATGAACAACTTCAGCtagtgaaaacaaaaattgaacaaaCAAAACGGAATAAAAAAGATAAACAAGATTCAGATCCTGATAGTTACAGCAAGAAAGAAAGCAAGAAACAACGGAAGAGAAAAACGAAAGAAATACATGACAGTGACATTGGCAGTTCAGATGAAGAACTAGAACTTGCATCCAGGGGGAATGATGCAAAACAAGGAACAAAGGCAAACTCAAAGAGGGAAATTTCAAGgacaaacattaaaaataaacaatcaagaatgaaaatgggACAAAGCAAAGCAGCATTAAAGAAGAAATTCAGTGACTCTGATAGCAGTTCTGATGAAGAACTAGTGCCAAAAATGAAAAGGAAATCAGAGAAGAAGCAAAGTCCCACAAAGGAAGAAAGTGATGACAGCTCAGATGATGAACTGCTCAGAAAAGGCAAGAAAAGTAGTAATGCATCTGAAAAAGAATCTGATTCTGATGGCAGCAGTTCTGATGAGGATTTTGTACCCAGAAGGCCACAGAAATCAAGCAAGAAGCAAagtggaacaaaacagaaaagGCCAACAAAGAGAGAAAGTAACGATAGTTCAGAAGAAGAGCCTCTTTCAAGGGTTAAGAAAAGGTCAGTTGGATCTGAAAGCAAAGCTGATTCTGACAGCAGCGCTGATGAAGAATTGACGAGCAAGAATGTGAACAAAAGAACGCACAGGAAAAGTAAGAGTAGAAACGACTCTGATGACAGTTCTGAAGATGAGTTTCAACCAGAGACAAAGTCAAAAGTTAGCCCTAGCAagaaaaagaagacaaaaagtGGGGTTAAAGCTGCCAGTAAAACCAAG AAATCAAGACAGAGAAGTGGATCATCTGACAACAAAGAGGAAGACAGCACTAAACTGAAAAAACTGAAACGATACATCACAGCATGTGGGATGAGAAGAGTGTATGTCAAGCTGTTTGAAAACTGTCCTAGGATGAACGATAAGGAGAGAAAATTGTTAGATGAACTTCATGAAGCTGGCATTGAAG GTGTACCAACCCTTGAGAAATGCAAAGCATTGAAGAGACAGCGTGAAGAAGCAGCGGAACTTGCTGAGCTCAACAAAGATAACATCATCCAAACACCAGAGACag GGAGAGCTAGAAGGAAAGTGTACAGTTTATACCAGCGAGGGAGCTGTCCAAGTCCAGTCTCTGAAAGGCGAGGTGGAAGGATAAAACGGATGGCCAGtagtgatgatgaagatgatcaTGATTGTGGTAACCAAGACAACAGTGATGAGGACAAAGATccatttgcaaacttgaaaggaATTATTTCAGATGATTCTGATAGCGACTGA
- the LOC139144732 gene encoding HIRA-interacting protein 3-like isoform X2, giving the protein MERARNRGQGSKNQVMMVTESQSVRRQTVVMRKISVSRKKIQNKRIQVTLFTFITVGFIESEEDTPVKKKSRAGWKKKYNTESVLTKLSKKKKSVVSSSEEESDAEMEQDDKLRESDSSDQAEGSEGGKNEELEGSHRATDDDSGEESDKDSDVEGSSEEGKEVSEESEDETKQEVESEESGNEEDTKQAVSDSDEDIVTKKKKSEKRQVVQEYGESENESSDEAEQEPSRKSDSDPLESDSSVEEDIVVRKQDRKKDKQQHRSISQGKREALPEKKRHLQKMIHESSSSDEQLQLVKTKIEQTKRNKKDKQDSDPDSYSKKESKKQRKRKTKEIHDSDIGSSDEELELASRGNDAKQGTKANSKREISRTNIKNKQSRMKMGQSKAALKKKFSDSDSSSDEELVPKMKRKSEKKQSPTKEESDDSSDDELLRKGKKSSNASEKESDSDGSSSDEDFVPRRPQKSSKKQSGTKQKRPTKRESNDSSEEEPLSRVKKRSVGSESKADSDSSADEELTSKNVNKRTHRKSKSRNDSDDSSEDEFQPETKSKVSPSKKKKTKSGVKAASKTKKSRQRSGSSDNKEEDSTKLKKLKRYITACGMRRVYVKLFENCPRMNDKERKLLDELHEAGIEGVPTLEKCKALKRQREEAAELAELNKDNIIQTPETGRARRKVYSLYQRGSCPSPVSERRGGRIKRMASSDDEDDHDCGNQDNSDEDKDPFANLKGIISDDSDSD; this is encoded by the exons ATGGAGAGAGCCAGGAAcagaggtcaagggtcaaaaAACCAGGTGATGATGGTGACAGAAAGTCAAAGCGTAAGAAGACAGACAGTAGTGATGAGGAAAATATCAgtgtcaagaaaaaaaatacaaaacaaaagaatccAG GTTACTCTTTTTACATTCATCACTGTAGGTTTTATTGAATCTGAGGAAGATACTCCAGTTAAGAAGAAAAGTAGAGCAGGTTGGAAAAAGAAATATAACACCGagagtgtgttgacaaaattgtCCAAAAAGAAGAAATCTGTCGTTTCGTCTTCTGAAGAGGAAAGTGATGCAGAGATGGAACAAGATGACAAACTTCGGGAGTCAGATAGCAGTGATCAGGCTGAGGGGTCTGAAGGAGGAAAAAATGAAGAGCTTGAGGGGTCTCATAGAGCAACTGATGATGACAGTGGTGAAGAGTCTGATAAAGACAGTGATGTTGAGGGGTCCTCTGAGGAAGGTAAGGAAGTTTCTGAAGAGTCGGAAGATGAGACAAAACAGGAAGTTGAGTCTGAGGAATCAGGGAATGAGGAAGATACAAAGCAAGCTGTCAGTGACTCTGATGAAGACATTGTAACAAAGAAGAAGAAGTCAGAGAAAAGACAAGTTGTCCAGGAATATGGAGAATCAGAAAATGAATCGAGTGATGAAGCTGAACAGGAGCCGAGCAGaaaaagtgattcagatccgTTAGAATCTGACAGTAGTGTAGAAGAAGATATTGTTGTTAGAAAACAAGATCGGAAAAAGGATAAACAGCAACATAGAAGTATTAGTCAAGGAAAGAGAGAAGCTTTGCCAGAGAAAAAACGTCACTTGCAGAAAATGATCCATGAATCTAGTAGCTCTGATGAACAACTTCAGCtagtgaaaacaaaaattgaacaaaCAAAACGGAATAAAAAAGATAAACAAGATTCAGATCCTGATAGTTACAGCAAGAAAGAAAGCAAGAAACAACGGAAGAGAAAAACGAAAGAAATACATGACAGTGACATTGGCAGTTCAGATGAAGAACTAGAACTTGCATCCAGGGGGAATGATGCAAAACAAGGAACAAAGGCAAACTCAAAGAGGGAAATTTCAAGgacaaacattaaaaataaacaatcaagaatgaaaatgggACAAAGCAAAGCAGCATTAAAGAAGAAATTCAGTGACTCTGATAGCAGTTCTGATGAAGAACTAGTGCCAAAAATGAAAAGGAAATCAGAGAAGAAGCAAAGTCCCACAAAGGAAGAAAGTGATGACAGCTCAGATGATGAACTGCTCAGAAAAGGCAAGAAAAGTAGTAATGCATCTGAAAAAGAATCTGATTCTGATGGCAGCAGTTCTGATGAGGATTTTGTACCCAGAAGGCCACAGAAATCAAGCAAGAAGCAAagtggaacaaaacagaaaagGCCAACAAAGAGAGAAAGTAACGATAGTTCAGAAGAAGAGCCTCTTTCAAGGGTTAAGAAAAGGTCAGTTGGATCTGAAAGCAAAGCTGATTCTGACAGCAGCGCTGATGAAGAATTGACGAGCAAGAATGTGAACAAAAGAACGCACAGGAAAAGTAAGAGTAGAAACGACTCTGATGACAGTTCTGAAGATGAGTTTCAACCAGAGACAAAGTCAAAAGTTAGCCCTAGCAagaaaaagaagacaaaaagtGGGGTTAAAGCTGCCAGTAAAACCAAG AAATCAAGACAGAGAAGTGGATCATCTGACAACAAAGAGGAAGACAGCACTAAACTGAAAAAACTGAAACGATACATCACAGCATGTGGGATGAGAAGAGTGTATGTCAAGCTGTTTGAAAACTGTCCTAGGATGAACGATAAGGAGAGAAAATTGTTAGATGAACTTCATGAAGCTGGCATTGAAG GTGTACCAACCCTTGAGAAATGCAAAGCATTGAAGAGACAGCGTGAAGAAGCAGCGGAACTTGCTGAGCTCAACAAAGATAACATCATCCAAACACCAGAGACag GGAGAGCTAGAAGGAAAGTGTACAGTTTATACCAGCGAGGGAGCTGTCCAAGTCCAGTCTCTGAAAGGCGAGGTGGAAGGATAAAACGGATGGCCAGtagtgatgatgaagatgatcaTGATTGTGGTAACCAAGACAACAGTGATGAGGACAAAGATccatttgcaaacttgaaaggaATTATTTCAGATGATTCTGATAGCGACTGA
- the LOC139144733 gene encoding inner nuclear membrane protein Man1-like, whose amino-acid sequence MAARKRGRAAAAALADNKLNDEELKEELKKYGQTVGPITNTTRSIYMKKLNHLKVAEKKERQQKTVAAGRRKSGKFFSSDESESDSGKKTKPKSTRSTATVQNRKSKVTTGSGDGPSTSARPPKPIVVSTVNRRKHIVQDRFSDTDEDESGEDEVDTTNVGTNTSWNSSADTSMNRSYRRPPVAKSATPRTSTPIKWNRSRHSETFTLDNANTTQEQVVDKDISKAGNVPTASNSSASSSAVNHVDKYHDDNEDVLQHEFATQEDTTASLGSKYAHIVSVGLVVLAVGFFLTLGIVYLTVGNQDSTVIQDTHMLCSSQSTDDKAKCSSKSIEKQALKVVNALYDKLSMIAGEYRCSSKPDLSNNMSYASAKQLTSQTLSSQATEEASLDVNKVFSTALEQIMNNPDWGIRLYDSDGSAANSTDSVKWLQSIHPHMSMICRIKESFTDVFLKVLSVMAVILIIYGICVYVKYRWKQEENEQREVYEMVEKIIDVLKTHHDACKRDKDLQPFLAIPHVRDMLLPPADRRKLQRLWDKAVKFLESSESRVRVESQCISGEDFAVWRWIQVMHDEYPHRKQWQGQAFENLETAVKTLAYSPTPCLKIRNMFDPTLEHGDMWHVGIQDAILEKCCDNDGIVHIAVDKTSKEGCVYMKCNSPESAGKAFKALHGCWFDGKLVTVKYLRLDRYHQRFPAALNMNTPLPTGYGASVSPTLSTSSLSSHSMTTTSQSSSNTEPQHVRHRLYPSLEGFDNDQDAT is encoded by the exons atggcggcgagGAAACGAGGTCGTGCTGCAGCTGCTGCATTGGCAGACAACAAGTTGAATGACGAAGAGTTGAAGGAAGAGTTGAAAAAATACGGACAGACCGTCGGGCCAATCACTAATACTACACGGTCCATATACATGAAGAAGCTGAACCACCTCAAGGTTGCAGAAAAGAAAGAGCGCCAGCAGAAAACGGTCGCAGCGGGGCGAAGAAAAAGTGGGAAGTTCTTCAGTTCAGACGAAAGTGAATCCGACTCTGGgaagaaaacaaaaccaaaatcaACCAGGAGTACAGCTACAGTTCAAAACAGAAAATCGAAGGTAACGACCGGGAGTGGAGATGGGCCGAGCACATCAGCCAGACCGCCGAAACCGATTGTAGTATCGACTGTGAATCGACGGAAACACATAGTTCAGGATAG ATTCTCTGACACTGACGAGGATGAGAGTGGTGAAGACGAAGTAGACACAACAAACGTTGGCACCAACACGTCATGGAATTCCAGTGCAGACACATCAATGAACCGCTCCTACAGAAGACCACCAGTGGCCAAGTCTGCCACTCCAAGGACCAGTACTCCTATCAAATGGAACAGGAGCAGACATTCAGAAACTTTCACACTTGACAATGCAAACACAACGCAAGAACAAGTTGTGGACAAAGACATATCAAAGGCTGGTAATGTGCCCACCGCAAGTAATTCAAGTGCCTCCAGTTCGGCTGTCAATCATGTCGATAAATACCATGACGACAACGAAGATGTCTTGCAGCATGAGTTTGCTACACAGGAAGATACCACTGCTTCACTGGGAAGCAAGTACGCACACATCGTATCTGTAGGATTAGTAGTGTTGGCTGTAGGTTTCTTCCTGACATTAGGTATTGTGTACTTGACTGTTGGCAATCAAGACAGTACAGTTATTCAAG atacacACATGCTTTGTTCCAGCCAATCAACAGATGACAAG GCGAAGTGCAGTAGCAAAAGCATTGAAAAACAAGCACTTAAAGTTGTGAACGCTCTGTATGATAAGCTGTCTATGATTGCAG GAGAATACAGGTGCAGTTCAAAGCCTGACCTGAGCAATAACATGTCTTATGCCAGTGCTAAACAGCTGACATCACAGACTCTG TCATCACAAGCAACAGAGGAAGCATCACTGGACGTGAACAAGGTGTTCAGTACTGCTCTTGAGCAGATAATGAATAATCCTGATTGGGGAATAAG ACTCTATGACTCCGATGGATCAGCTGCTAACTCCACAGATTCAGTCAAATGGCTGCAGTCTATACATCCACACATGTCAATGATATGTCGGATCAAAGAATCTTTCACTGACGTCTTCTTGAAAGTGTTATCAGTCATGGCAG tgATCTTGATAATTTATGGCATCTGTGTTTACGTGAAGTATCGTTGGAAACAAGAGGAGAATGAACAAAGGgaagtttatgaaatggtaGAAAAAATCATAG ATGTGTTAAAAACTCACCATGATGCGTGTAAACGAGACAAAGACTTGCAACCATTTCTTGCCATACCACATGTCAGGGATATGTTGTTACCGCCAGCAGACAG GAGGAAATTACAGCGACTGTGGGACAAGGCAGTGAAATTTCTGGAATCTAGTGAATCTCGCGTCAGAGTAGAGAGTCAATGCATATCAGGTGAAGATTTTGCCGTGTGGAGGTGGATACAAGTTATGCAT GATGAATATCCTCACAGAAAGCAATGGCAGGGACAAG CATTTGAAAACCTGGAAACGGCCGTGAAAACTCTAGCATACAGCCCTACACCGTGTCTGAAGATTAGAAATATGTTTGATCCCACTTT AGAACATGGTGATATGTGGCATGTTGGAATTCAAGATGCTATCCTGGAGAAGTGTTGTGATAATGATGGAATTGTACATATTGCTGTTGACAAAACTTCTAAAGAG gGTTGTGTCTACATGAAGTGTAATTCACCAGAATCGGCAGGGAAAGCTTTTAAAGCATTGCATGGTTGCTGGTTTGATG GGAAACTGGTCACTGTGAAATATCTGCGTTTGGATCGCTATCACCAAAGGTTTCCAGCTGCCTTGAACATGAACACTCCACTTCCTACCGGCTACGGTGCATCCGTGTCACCAACCCTGTCTacatcatcactatcatcacACTCTATGACAACCACATCACAGTCTTCATCAAATACAGAACCACAGCATGTGAGACACAGGCTCTATCCATCACTTGAAGGATTTGATAATGACCAAGATGCAACATAA